The Burkholderia cepacia ATCC 25416 genome includes a window with the following:
- the folE2 gene encoding GTP cyclohydrolase FolE2 — protein sequence MNQMNPAFVMPDVQSTVDTRQIPIQRVGVKAVRHPLTVCTEGGDVQPTVGVWNLDVRLPADQKGTHMSRFVALLEENRAPLTVERFRAMLASMLEKLEAEAGRIEVTFPYFVNKTAPVSGVQSLLDYEVTLAGESRNGDTRLFLKVLVPVTSLCPCSKKISQYGAHNQRSHVTIDAELAADLPVEALIRIAEEEASCELWGLLKRPDEKFVTERAYENPKFVEDLVRDVAQRLDADERVVAYVLEAENFESIHNHSAYALIERDKRQAA from the coding sequence ATGAACCAGATGAATCCCGCCTTCGTGATGCCCGACGTGCAGAGCACGGTGGATACCCGCCAGATTCCGATTCAGCGCGTGGGCGTGAAGGCGGTCCGGCATCCGTTGACGGTGTGTACCGAAGGCGGCGACGTGCAGCCGACCGTCGGCGTCTGGAATCTCGACGTCCGCCTGCCGGCCGACCAGAAGGGTACGCACATGTCGCGCTTCGTCGCGCTGCTCGAAGAGAACCGTGCGCCGCTGACGGTCGAGCGTTTTCGCGCGATGCTTGCGTCGATGCTCGAGAAGCTGGAAGCCGAGGCGGGCCGCATCGAGGTCACGTTCCCGTACTTCGTGAACAAGACGGCGCCGGTGTCGGGTGTGCAGAGCCTGCTCGACTATGAGGTGACGCTCGCGGGCGAAAGCCGCAACGGCGACACGCGCCTGTTCCTCAAGGTGCTCGTGCCGGTGACGAGCCTGTGCCCGTGCTCGAAGAAGATCTCGCAATATGGCGCGCACAACCAGCGCTCGCACGTGACGATCGACGCGGAGCTCGCGGCCGACCTGCCGGTCGAGGCGCTGATCCGCATCGCGGAGGAAGAGGCGTCGTGCGAGCTGTGGGGCCTGTTGAAGCGCCCGGACGAGAAGTTCGTCACCGAGCGCGCATACGAGAACCCGAAGTTCGTCGAGGATCTCGTGCGCGACGTCGCGCAGCGTCTCGACGCGGACGAGCGCGTGGTCGCGTATGTGCTCGAAGCCGAGAACTTCGAGTCGATCCACAATCACAGTGCGTATGCATTGATCGAACGCGACAAGCGGCAGGCTGCATAA
- the dxs gene encoding 1-deoxy-D-xylulose-5-phosphate synthase, with product MYDLLKTIDDPADLRRLDRRQLQPLADELRAFVLDSVSKTGGHLSSNLGTVELTIALHYVFNTPNDRIVWDVGHQTYPHKILTGRRDQMHSLRQQDGISGFPRRSESEYDTFGTAHSSTSISAALGMAIGSQLNGDDRFSIAVIGDGAMTAGMAFEAMNNAGVSEDAKVLVILNDNDMSISPPVGALNRHLARLMSGRFYAAARAGVERVLSVAPPVLELARKLEEHAKGMVVPATLFEEFGFNYIGPIDGHDLDSLIPTLQNIRELRGPQFLHVVTKKGQGYKLAEADPVLYHGPGKFNPAEGIKPSATPAKKTYTQVFGEWLCDEAERDTRVVGITPAMREGSGMVEFEKRFKDRYYDVGIAEQHAVTFAGGLATEGLKPVVAIYSTFLQRAYDQLIHDVALQNLPVVFAIDRAGLVGADGATHAGAYDLAFMRCIPNMTIMAASDENECRQMLHTALQQPNPTAVRYPRGAGTGVATVKEFTEIPLGKGEVRRHTSQPEGKRVAILAFGTMVAPSLAAAEELDATVANMRFVKPVDAALVRELAETHDYLVTVEEGCVMGGAGSACVEALMESGVIRPVLQLGLPDLFIDHGDPAKLLSQCGLDGAGIAKSIRERFLNPAADVAGQAKRVA from the coding sequence ATGTACGACTTGCTGAAAACCATCGACGACCCGGCGGACTTGCGCCGCCTCGATCGTCGCCAACTTCAACCGCTCGCGGATGAACTGCGCGCGTTCGTGCTCGACAGTGTGTCGAAGACGGGCGGCCATTTGTCGTCCAATCTCGGGACGGTCGAGCTGACGATCGCGTTGCACTACGTGTTCAACACGCCGAACGATCGCATCGTCTGGGACGTGGGGCACCAGACCTACCCGCACAAGATCCTGACGGGGCGTCGCGACCAGATGCATTCGCTGCGTCAGCAGGATGGCATCTCGGGGTTCCCGCGCCGTTCGGAGTCGGAATACGACACGTTCGGCACCGCGCACTCGAGCACGTCGATCTCGGCCGCGCTCGGCATGGCGATCGGCAGCCAGCTGAACGGCGACGACCGCTTCTCGATCGCCGTGATCGGCGACGGCGCGATGACGGCCGGCATGGCGTTCGAGGCGATGAACAACGCGGGCGTGTCGGAAGACGCGAAGGTGCTCGTGATCCTCAACGACAACGACATGTCGATCTCGCCGCCGGTCGGTGCGCTGAATCGCCATCTCGCACGCCTGATGTCGGGCCGCTTCTATGCGGCTGCGCGCGCGGGCGTCGAGCGCGTGCTGAGCGTTGCACCGCCGGTGCTCGAACTCGCACGCAAGCTCGAGGAGCACGCGAAGGGCATGGTCGTGCCGGCCACGCTGTTCGAAGAGTTCGGCTTCAACTACATCGGCCCGATCGACGGTCACGATCTCGATTCGCTGATCCCGACGCTGCAGAACATCCGCGAACTGCGCGGCCCGCAGTTCCTGCACGTGGTGACGAAGAAAGGCCAGGGCTACAAGCTCGCCGAAGCCGATCCCGTGCTCTACCACGGCCCGGGCAAGTTCAATCCGGCCGAAGGCATCAAGCCGTCCGCCACGCCCGCGAAGAAGACGTACACGCAGGTGTTCGGCGAGTGGCTGTGCGATGAAGCCGAGCGCGACACGCGCGTGGTCGGCATCACGCCGGCGATGCGCGAAGGCTCGGGCATGGTCGAATTCGAGAAGCGCTTCAAGGATCGCTACTACGACGTCGGCATCGCCGAGCAGCACGCGGTGACGTTCGCGGGCGGCCTCGCGACCGAAGGGCTCAAGCCGGTCGTCGCGATCTACTCGACGTTCTTGCAACGTGCGTACGATCAGCTGATCCACGACGTTGCGCTGCAGAACCTGCCGGTCGTGTTCGCGATCGACCGCGCGGGCCTCGTCGGCGCGGACGGCGCGACGCATGCGGGCGCGTACGATCTCGCGTTCATGCGCTGCATTCCGAACATGACGATCATGGCCGCATCCGACGAGAACGAATGCCGCCAGATGCTGCACACGGCGCTGCAACAGCCGAACCCGACCGCGGTGCGTTATCCGCGCGGCGCGGGTACGGGCGTGGCGACGGTGAAGGAGTTCACCGAGATCCCGCTCGGCAAGGGTGAAGTGCGTCGCCACACGTCGCAGCCGGAAGGCAAGCGCGTCGCGATCCTCGCGTTCGGCACGATGGTCGCACCGTCGCTTGCCGCCGCCGAGGAACTTGATGCAACCGTCGCGAACATGCGTTTCGTGAAGCCGGTCGACGCTGCGCTCGTGCGTGAACTCGCCGAGACGCACGACTACCTCGTCACGGTCGAGGAAGGTTGCGTGATGGGCGGCGCGGGCTCGGCCTGCGTGGAAGCCCTGATGGAGAGTGGGGTTATCCGACCCGTACTACAATTGGGCCTCCCTGACCTGTTCATCGATCACGGCGACCCCGCGAAGCTGCTGTCGCAATGCGGCCTCGACGGCGCGGGTATCGCGAAATCGATTCGCGAACGCTTTCTGAATCCGGCGGCCGATGTCGCCGGTCAGGCGAAGCGCGTCGCATAA
- a CDS encoding polyprenyl synthetase family protein, which yields MTFEQWMRSVLDRVEDALGHYLPAETAVPAKLHEAMRYAVLGGGKRVRPLLCHAAGELTGATEAARNAAAAALEMIHVYSLVHDDMPCMDDDALRRGKPTVHVQYDEPTALLVGDALQSQAFVALTDAAALSPVQQAALVRELALASGSIGMAGGQAIDLASVGLKLTREQLETMHRMKTGALLRAAVRMGALAGETPSAETMAALDVYAGAVGLAFQVVDDILDVTTDSATLGKTAGKDAANDKPTYVSILGLEASRELAAQLRAEAHDALKPFGARAQRLAELADLVVNRVS from the coding sequence ATGACATTCGAACAATGGATGCGGTCCGTGCTTGACCGTGTCGAGGACGCACTCGGCCACTATTTGCCCGCTGAAACCGCGGTGCCGGCGAAACTCCACGAGGCGATGCGCTACGCGGTCCTCGGCGGCGGCAAACGCGTTCGCCCGCTGCTGTGCCATGCAGCAGGCGAACTGACCGGCGCGACGGAAGCGGCGCGCAATGCGGCGGCGGCGGCACTGGAGATGATCCATGTCTACTCGCTCGTGCACGACGACATGCCGTGCATGGACGACGACGCACTGCGTCGCGGCAAGCCGACCGTGCACGTGCAGTACGACGAGCCGACGGCACTGCTGGTCGGCGACGCGCTGCAGTCGCAGGCGTTCGTTGCGCTGACCGACGCCGCTGCGCTGTCGCCGGTGCAGCAGGCCGCGCTCGTGCGCGAGCTGGCGCTGGCGAGCGGCTCGATCGGCATGGCCGGCGGGCAGGCGATCGACCTGGCGAGCGTCGGCCTCAAGCTGACGCGCGAGCAGCTCGAGACGATGCACCGGATGAAGACGGGCGCACTGTTGCGCGCGGCCGTGCGGATGGGCGCGCTGGCCGGCGAGACGCCGTCGGCGGAAACGATGGCGGCGCTCGATGTGTACGCAGGGGCCGTGGGTCTGGCCTTCCAGGTCGTCGACGACATTCTCGACGTCACGACCGATTCGGCGACGCTCGGCAAGACGGCCGGCAAGGATGCGGCGAACGACAAGCCGACCTATGTATCGATCCTCGGCCTCGAGGCGTCGCGCGAGCTCGCAGCACAACTACGCGCCGAAGCGCACGACGCGCTGAAACCGTTCGGCGCACGCGCTCAGCGTCTCGCCGAACTTGCCGACCTGGTAGTGAACCGGGTCAGCTGA
- a CDS encoding exodeoxyribonuclease VII small subunit, with product MAKTASPGATPPGNGTEPLPDNYETALAELETLVARMEGGALSLEDSLTAYRRGATLVAFCQQQLEKVEQQVRVLDGATLKPLSSGTAATDGEDDDL from the coding sequence ATGGCGAAAACCGCATCCCCAGGCGCCACGCCGCCCGGCAATGGCACCGAACCGTTGCCGGACAATTACGAGACGGCGCTCGCGGAGCTCGAGACGCTGGTTGCCCGGATGGAAGGCGGCGCGTTGAGCCTCGAGGATTCGCTGACGGCGTATCGCCGCGGTGCGACCCTCGTTGCGTTTTGCCAACAGCAGCTTGAGAAAGTGGAACAGCAGGTTCGTGTGCTCGACGGCGCGACGCTGAAGCCGCTTTCGTCCGGAACGGCCGCCACGGACGGCGAAGACGACGATCTATGA
- a CDS encoding aromatic ring-hydroxylating oxygenase subunit alpha, which produces MSNLSDALQLKSAHSQLPVTAYFDEALLEREIETLFKKGPRYVGHELMVPEAGDYFALPSEKEGRVLVRNPANQIELLSNVCRHRQAIMLNGRGHTQNIVCPLHRWTYDLDGQLLGAPHFPDKPCLNLGKSPLQNWQGLLFEAEGRNVARDLAHLGTKHHFDFSEYHFDHVEVHECDYNWKTFIEVYLEDYHVVPFHPGLGSFVSCDDLKWEFGDWYSVQTVGVHNALAKPGSATYQKWHEQVLKFRNGVPPEFGAIWMVYYPGLMIEWYPHVLVVSWLIPRGPQKTTNIVEFYYPEEIALFEREFVEAERAAYMETAVEDDEIAMRMDAGRRALMARGESQVGPYQSPMEDGMQHFHEFLRRHLGDI; this is translated from the coding sequence ATGTCCAATCTGAGCGATGCGCTTCAGTTGAAGTCGGCCCACAGCCAGCTTCCAGTCACTGCATACTTCGATGAGGCGCTACTCGAGCGCGAGATCGAAACCCTCTTCAAGAAAGGACCTCGTTACGTCGGGCACGAGTTGATGGTGCCCGAGGCGGGGGATTATTTTGCGCTGCCGTCCGAGAAGGAAGGTCGCGTGCTGGTCCGCAACCCCGCGAACCAGATCGAACTGCTGTCGAACGTCTGCCGTCACCGGCAGGCGATCATGCTCAACGGGCGCGGCCACACGCAGAACATCGTGTGCCCGCTGCACCGCTGGACGTACGACCTGGACGGCCAGTTGCTCGGCGCGCCGCACTTCCCCGACAAGCCGTGCCTGAACCTCGGCAAGAGCCCGCTGCAGAACTGGCAGGGGCTGCTGTTCGAAGCCGAAGGCCGGAACGTCGCGCGCGATCTCGCCCATCTCGGCACGAAGCATCACTTCGACTTCTCCGAGTACCACTTCGATCACGTCGAAGTGCACGAGTGCGATTACAACTGGAAGACGTTCATCGAGGTCTACCTCGAGGATTACCATGTCGTCCCGTTCCACCCGGGCCTCGGCAGCTTCGTGTCGTGCGACGACCTCAAGTGGGAGTTCGGCGACTGGTACAGCGTGCAGACGGTCGGCGTGCACAACGCCCTCGCGAAACCGGGCAGCGCGACTTACCAGAAATGGCACGAGCAGGTGCTCAAGTTCCGCAACGGCGTGCCGCCGGAGTTCGGCGCGATCTGGATGGTCTACTACCCGGGCCTGATGATCGAGTGGTATCCGCACGTGCTCGTCGTGTCGTGGCTGATCCCGCGCGGCCCGCAAAAGACGACCAACATCGTCGAGTTCTATTACCCCGAGGAAATCGCGCTGTTCGAACGCGAATTCGTCGAGGCGGAACGCGCCGCCTATATGGAAACGGCCGTCGAGGACGACGAAATCGCGATGCGGATGGACGCAGGTCGCCGTGCGCTGATGGCACGCGGCGAGTCGCAGGTCGGCCCGTACCAGAGCCCGATGGAAGACGGCATGCAGCACTTCCACGAGTTCCTGCGCCGCCACCTCGGCGACATCTGA
- a CDS encoding sulfurtransferase, which translates to MPHTHYTTLISAANLAERLAAAPGSVALFDCRFDLVDPAAGEAAYAAGHIPGAQYLHLDRDLSGRKTGTNGRHPLPTRDALATLLASRGLKQGQQVVAYDAQGGAYAARLWWLLRWLGHDSVAVLDGGLQAWEAAGQPLATDVPHPAAGDFRAAAPLESTVDAAAVLANVSTPTRVVIDARAPDRYRGENETIDRVGGHIPGARNRFFKDNLAADGRFKTGHELREAFSAVLAGTEPNRVILQCGSGVTACHNALALEVAGLHGASLYPGSWSEWSADPSRPIATGATP; encoded by the coding sequence ATGCCACACACCCACTACACCACGCTCATTTCCGCCGCCAATCTCGCCGAGCGCCTGGCGGCGGCGCCCGGCAGCGTCGCACTGTTCGATTGCCGCTTCGATCTCGTCGATCCCGCCGCCGGCGAAGCCGCATATGCGGCCGGCCATATCCCCGGCGCACAGTATCTTCATCTCGACCGCGACCTGTCGGGCCGCAAGACAGGCACCAACGGCCGCCATCCGCTGCCGACCCGCGACGCACTCGCCACGCTGCTCGCGAGCCGAGGCCTCAAGCAGGGTCAGCAAGTCGTCGCGTACGACGCGCAGGGCGGCGCCTATGCGGCGCGCCTGTGGTGGCTGCTGCGCTGGCTCGGCCACGATTCGGTCGCCGTGCTCGACGGCGGCCTGCAGGCCTGGGAAGCAGCCGGCCAGCCTCTGGCAACCGACGTGCCGCACCCGGCCGCCGGCGATTTCCGCGCGGCGGCGCCGCTCGAATCGACGGTCGACGCGGCAGCCGTGCTCGCCAACGTGAGCACACCCACGCGTGTCGTGATCGATGCACGCGCACCCGACCGCTACCGCGGCGAAAACGAAACGATCGATCGTGTGGGCGGCCACATCCCCGGTGCACGCAACCGCTTCTTCAAGGACAACCTCGCCGCGGACGGCCGCTTCAAGACCGGCCATGAACTGCGCGAAGCGTTTTCCGCGGTGCTGGCCGGCACCGAACCGAACCGCGTGATCCTGCAATGCGGCTCCGGCGTCACCGCCTGCCACAATGCGCTTGCACTGGAGGTGGCGGGCCTGCACGGCGCGTCGCTGTATCCGGGCTCGTGGAGCGAATGGAGCGCCGATCCGTCGCGACCGATCGCAACCGGCGCGACACCGTAA
- a CDS encoding dienelactone hydrolase family protein produces the protein MLKPEVDSLVPHVPFSRRKFMQAALGGAFAAAVLPVSAQTVTTDSEGLDVDTVEIRSGDASVPAYRAQPKDKTNLPVVIVIHEIFGVHAHIADVCRRFAKLGYLAIAPDLFVRQGNAAKYPTIKDLSEHIISKVPDRQVTEDLDATVAWAGKNGGDLSRLGVVGFCWGGRQSWLYAEHNPHVRAAIAWYGFVEGKTDEMTPFNPVDHASLLKVPVLGLYGEKDANITQASLADMRKAIQASDSKLARESEIVVYPDAGHAFFADYRPSYVKADAEESWKRAIAWFHKYGVM, from the coding sequence ATGTTGAAACCCGAAGTCGACAGCCTGGTTCCCCACGTTCCGTTCTCGCGCCGCAAGTTCATGCAGGCCGCGCTGGGCGGTGCCTTCGCAGCGGCGGTGCTGCCCGTGTCGGCGCAGACGGTCACGACCGACAGCGAAGGGCTGGACGTCGACACCGTCGAGATCCGTTCGGGAGACGCGAGCGTGCCCGCGTATCGCGCGCAGCCGAAGGACAAGACGAACCTGCCGGTCGTCATCGTGATTCACGAGATCTTCGGCGTGCACGCGCACATCGCCGACGTCTGCCGTCGCTTCGCGAAGCTCGGTTATCTCGCCATCGCGCCCGACCTGTTCGTACGGCAGGGCAATGCGGCGAAGTATCCGACGATCAAGGATCTGTCCGAGCACATCATCAGCAAGGTGCCTGACCGGCAGGTGACCGAGGATCTCGATGCGACCGTCGCGTGGGCCGGCAAGAACGGCGGCGACCTGTCGCGTCTCGGCGTGGTGGGGTTCTGCTGGGGCGGCCGTCAGAGCTGGCTGTATGCCGAGCACAACCCGCACGTGCGTGCGGCCATTGCATGGTACGGGTTCGTCGAAGGCAAGACCGACGAGATGACGCCGTTCAATCCGGTCGATCATGCATCGTTGCTGAAGGTGCCCGTGCTCGGGCTCTACGGCGAGAAGGACGCGAACATCACGCAGGCATCGCTCGCCGACATGCGCAAGGCGATCCAGGCGAGCGATTCGAAGCTCGCGCGCGAATCGGAGATCGTCGTGTATCCGGATGCCGGCCACGCGTTCTTTGCCGATTACCGGCCGAGCTATGTGAAGGCCGATGCGGAGGAAAGCTGGAAGCGCGCGATCGCGTGGTTCCACAAGTACGGCGTGATGTAA
- a CDS encoding NAD(P)/FAD-dependent oxidoreductase encodes MHRIIIVGGGAGGLELATRLGDRYGARGNRPARALVTLVDRNPTHIWKPLLHEVAAGSMDPFTQELEYAAQARWHGFEFQQGELTGLDRAAKRLTLSPINDSDGEELLPARELEYDTLVIAIGSTTHFFGVQGASENAIALDTVGEAERFRKRLIAACMRAEHQAPAPTAPGEAAEPRIQVVIVGGGATGVELSAELRNTAQVLSAYGLHKLDPRHDVGIVLIESGPRILPALPERVSLATAELLEKIGVRLMLAERVTEVAPGAVHTASGKTVRADLTVWAAGIKAPSVLANLDGLQVNKLGQLDVRRTLQTFTDDNVFALGDCAACAWPGNERNVPPRAQAAHQQASFLLKAIGCRLDGRPLPEFTYRDLGSLVSLGHFSAVGNLMGGLIGGNMLIEGLFARFMYMSLYRMHIAALHGYPRMMLDTVAHWLRRTTLPRVKLH; translated from the coding sequence ATGCATCGGATCATCATCGTAGGCGGAGGCGCGGGCGGCCTGGAACTGGCGACGCGGCTCGGCGACCGTTACGGCGCGCGCGGCAATCGTCCCGCGCGTGCGCTTGTCACGCTCGTCGACCGCAATCCGACCCACATCTGGAAACCGCTGCTGCATGAGGTCGCGGCCGGCAGCATGGATCCGTTCACGCAGGAGCTCGAATATGCGGCGCAGGCGCGCTGGCATGGCTTCGAATTCCAGCAGGGCGAACTGACCGGGCTCGACCGCGCGGCGAAACGCTTGACGCTGTCACCCATCAACGACAGCGACGGCGAGGAACTGCTGCCGGCGCGCGAGCTGGAATACGACACGCTCGTGATCGCGATCGGCAGCACGACCCACTTCTTCGGCGTACAGGGCGCATCGGAAAACGCGATCGCGCTCGATACGGTCGGCGAGGCCGAGCGTTTCCGCAAGCGGCTGATCGCCGCGTGCATGCGTGCGGAACATCAGGCGCCGGCGCCGACCGCGCCGGGCGAGGCGGCCGAGCCGCGCATCCAGGTCGTGATCGTCGGTGGCGGCGCGACGGGCGTCGAGTTGTCCGCCGAGTTGCGCAACACCGCGCAGGTGTTGTCGGCCTACGGGCTGCACAAGCTCGACCCGCGGCACGACGTCGGCATCGTGCTGATCGAATCGGGGCCGCGAATTCTCCCGGCGTTGCCGGAGCGCGTGTCGTTGGCGACGGCCGAACTGCTCGAAAAGATCGGCGTGCGGCTGATGCTTGCCGAGCGCGTGACCGAGGTGGCGCCCGGGGCCGTTCATACGGCGAGCGGCAAGACGGTGCGTGCCGACCTGACGGTCTGGGCCGCAGGCATCAAGGCGCCGTCAGTGCTCGCCAATCTCGATGGCCTTCAGGTCAACAAGCTCGGCCAGCTTGACGTGCGCCGCACGCTGCAGACCTTTACCGACGACAACGTGTTCGCGCTAGGCGATTGTGCGGCATGCGCATGGCCCGGCAACGAGCGCAACGTGCCGCCGCGCGCGCAGGCTGCGCACCAGCAGGCGAGCTTCCTGCTGAAGGCAATCGGCTGTCGGCTCGACGGGCGCCCGCTGCCCGAATTCACCTATCGCGACCTGGGCTCGCTCGTGTCGCTCGGCCATTTCAGTGCGGTCGGCAACCTGATGGGCGGGCTGATCGGCGGCAACATGCTGATCGAAGGGCTGTTCGCGCGCTTCATGTACATGTCGCTGTACCGGATGCACATCGCCGCGCTGCACGGCTATCCGCGCATGATGCTCGACACGGTTGCGCACTGGCTGCGGCGCACGACGCTGCCGCGCGTCAAGTTGCACTGA